The Mesorhizobium sp. M1D.F.Ca.ET.043.01.1.1 genome contains a region encoding:
- a CDS encoding methyltransferase, with product MSANTACDNTSATMALLHMAAGGWIGQSVHVAAKLGIADVLESGPKTPHEIATTTGSHPEALHRLLRTLASLGIFAEDEEGRFGLTAIADGLRSQAPVSLRAFAIMLGEEMLWRPWGDLHHAVQTGEAAFAHVFGDGLYDYLEAHPAAAAIFDAAITDRARQENKAVVDAYDWWPETIVDVGGGQGSLLTMILAHAPNARGVLFEMPHVADGAKKMIERTGLGSRCAVVSGDFFQSVPTAGDLYLMRRVVHGWSDESATVILRNCRKAMTHHGRLLIVEHVLAQGNAPSWGKMLDLQQLVLSAGGRERTEKEFAHLLAAAGFKLERVISTSSTASLIEAIPVAEVS from the coding sequence ATGTCGGCGAACACCGCATGCGACAATACGTCGGCTACCATGGCGCTGCTTCACATGGCTGCCGGAGGATGGATAGGCCAGTCGGTCCATGTCGCCGCCAAGCTTGGGATCGCGGACGTTCTGGAGAGTGGACCGAAAACTCCACATGAGATCGCAACGACCACAGGGTCTCACCCTGAGGCTCTCCATCGGCTGCTGCGCACGTTGGCGAGCCTGGGCATCTTTGCGGAAGATGAGGAGGGCCGTTTCGGTCTCACGGCGATCGCTGACGGGTTGCGGTCGCAAGCGCCCGTCTCCCTGCGGGCCTTTGCGATCATGCTGGGCGAGGAAATGCTTTGGCGCCCTTGGGGCGATCTCCACCATGCCGTGCAGACTGGCGAGGCGGCCTTCGCCCATGTCTTTGGCGATGGATTGTACGACTACCTCGAAGCACACCCGGCGGCAGCGGCCATTTTCGACGCGGCGATCACGGACCGCGCACGCCAGGAGAACAAGGCGGTCGTCGACGCCTATGACTGGTGGCCGGAAACGATCGTAGATGTCGGCGGTGGACAGGGTTCGTTGCTCACCATGATCCTGGCTCACGCTCCCAACGCCCGTGGTGTGCTCTTTGAGATGCCGCATGTGGCCGATGGGGCGAAAAAAATGATTGAAAGGACCGGCCTGGGCTCCAGATGTGCGGTGGTCAGCGGCGACTTTTTTCAAAGTGTGCCAACAGCGGGCGATCTCTACCTGATGCGGCGTGTCGTGCACGGCTGGAGCGATGAAAGCGCAACTGTCATCCTCCGGAATTGCCGCAAGGCAATGACACATCATGGGCGGCTTCTCATCGTTGAGCACGTGCTTGCTCAGGGAAATGCTCCGTCCTGGGGAAAAATGCTGGATCTGCAACAACTCGTTCTGAGTGCCGGAGGACGCGAGCGGACCGAGAAGGAATTTGCGCACCTGCTTGCCGCAGCAGGGTTTAAGCTGGAACGCGTGATCTCCACATCTTCGACGGCAAGCCTCATTGAGGCAATCCCCGTTGCGGAAGTCAGTTGA
- a CDS encoding adenylate/guanylate cyclase domain-containing protein: MAEERFRRKLAAILAADVAGYSRMTETDEEDTLNRLRRLRTQTIEPLIAEHRGRVVKLMGDGALVEFASAVDAVRCAVEIQGRVADLDADTPSARQIRFRIGINLGDVVVDDDDLLGDGVNIASRLEQLAEPGGICISAKVFEEVGNKLDLVFEDMGEREVKNIARPVRVYGLKVSAVSPLVDVSAPVAGFAGRPAIAVLPFDNMSGDPAHGFFVDGLTEDLILRLSSWKWFPVIARNSTFVFKGHAVDIRDVGRKLGARYVVEGSVRKSGNRIRVTAQLIDATDHRHVWAERYDRDLADTFAVQDEITDRIVGALEPVIGDAEQHRARVGRPENLDAWELCQRAFWHYYRVNRQDQQLAKEWFRKSIAMDPELAMAWGGLSIACYYDVVTSWTSDVGGSIEEMRAAGLRAVAIGDHGHLGRFGLGFAHIYSRQYDSGIREMERGIEENPSSAHGYYLYSMAHMFAGHSERAVEGVGRALRLSPRDYHIAQLISAATIANVVAGNYEQAIMFGENATARAPEHPLAHRNLAVALASLGRMDEARAAIGNFKRLVPSYSIETFRRAMPFKDSKDADAVIGPLRRLGVPESS; encoded by the coding sequence ATGGCCGAAGAGCGCTTTCGGCGAAAGCTCGCGGCAATCCTTGCGGCCGATGTGGCCGGCTACAGCCGAATGACCGAGACCGACGAGGAAGACACACTCAATCGGCTCAGGCGCCTTCGCACCCAAACCATCGAGCCTCTCATCGCTGAGCATCGCGGCCGCGTCGTGAAGCTGATGGGCGACGGCGCGCTGGTCGAGTTCGCAAGTGCGGTCGATGCCGTTCGCTGCGCTGTCGAAATCCAGGGCAGGGTGGCTGACCTCGACGCTGACACGCCAAGTGCGCGGCAGATCAGGTTCCGGATCGGCATTAACCTTGGCGACGTCGTCGTCGATGACGACGATCTGCTCGGCGACGGCGTGAACATCGCCTCTCGGCTAGAGCAGTTGGCCGAGCCTGGCGGCATCTGCATATCGGCCAAGGTGTTCGAAGAGGTTGGAAACAAGTTGGACCTGGTGTTCGAGGACATGGGCGAGCGCGAGGTCAAGAACATTGCCCGACCGGTCAGGGTCTATGGACTGAAGGTCTCGGCCGTTTCGCCGCTGGTCGACGTCTCGGCGCCGGTGGCCGGATTTGCCGGCCGGCCGGCGATTGCCGTCCTGCCGTTCGACAACATGAGCGGCGATCCCGCCCATGGGTTCTTCGTCGACGGACTGACCGAGGACCTCATCCTACGGCTATCGAGCTGGAAGTGGTTTCCGGTGATCGCGCGGAACTCGACCTTCGTCTTCAAGGGCCACGCGGTGGACATCCGCGACGTCGGCCGCAAGCTCGGTGCCCGCTACGTGGTCGAAGGCAGCGTCCGCAAGTCGGGCAACCGCATCCGGGTGACGGCGCAACTGATCGACGCCACCGATCACCGCCATGTCTGGGCCGAGCGCTACGATCGCGACCTCGCCGACACCTTCGCGGTCCAAGACGAGATCACCGACAGGATCGTTGGCGCGCTCGAGCCGGTCATCGGCGACGCCGAGCAGCATCGCGCCCGCGTCGGGCGCCCCGAAAATCTCGACGCCTGGGAGCTGTGCCAGCGTGCGTTCTGGCACTACTACCGCGTGAACCGGCAGGACCAGCAACTGGCCAAGGAATGGTTCCGCAAGTCGATCGCAATGGATCCTGAACTCGCCATGGCCTGGGGCGGTCTGTCGATCGCCTGCTACTACGACGTCGTGACCAGCTGGACGTCCGACGTCGGCGGCTCGATCGAAGAAATGCGGGCAGCGGGCCTGAGAGCCGTGGCGATCGGTGACCACGGTCACCTGGGCCGTTTCGGCCTGGGTTTCGCACATATCTACAGCCGCCAATATGACTCCGGCATTCGCGAAATGGAGCGGGGAATCGAAGAGAATCCGAGTTCCGCGCACGGATATTATCTATACAGTATGGCGCACATGTTTGCCGGGCACTCGGAGCGTGCTGTTGAGGGGGTGGGAAGGGCGCTGAGGCTGAGTCCGCGCGACTATCACATCGCGCAGCTGATTTCGGCGGCGACGATAGCTAACGTAGTGGCCGGCAACTATGAGCAGGCGATTATGTTCGGCGAGAATGCCACTGCTCGCGCACCCGAGCATCCGCTGGCGCACCGCAATCTGGCCGTTGCACTGGCAAGCTTGGGACGGATGGACGAGGCCAGGGCAGCGATTGGCAATTTCAAACGCCTGGTTCCGAGCTACTCGATCGAAACCTTCCGAAGAGCGATGCCGTTCAAGGACTCCAAGGACGCTGATGCGGTGATTGGTCCGTTGCGGAGGCTTGGAGTGCCGGAGAGTTCCTGA
- a CDS encoding substrate-binding domain-containing protein has product MNLKQLSHMLSLSQTTVSRALNGYPEVSEETRRRVMDAAKRHGYRPNPSARRLATGKSGMIGYVLPTGAAVDIDPHFVEFLSGLGDYARSHELDLVLSPADADDQETTYRRIVANRQVDAVYISSPRPTDRRLALVNTLGIPFIVHGRSEGFQFDYPYLDIDNEGAFREAARLLVQLGHKRLALINGDDRETFAIHRERGVRRALAASGLTLGERHICSLTMTEENGYRAARRLLEESEPPTAIVCSSLIMALGVVRAVRDLGLTIPGDLSLVAHDDVFPWLRPENFPVPLSTTRSSIRLAGARVAERLAARISGLEEGARGEVWPVDLVVRGSVAGAPG; this is encoded by the coding sequence ATGAACCTCAAGCAACTGTCGCATATGCTGTCGCTTTCGCAGACCACGGTGAGCCGGGCGCTGAACGGCTATCCTGAGGTCAGCGAGGAGACGCGGCGGCGTGTGATGGACGCCGCCAAGCGCCATGGCTACCGGCCCAATCCGAGCGCCAGGCGGTTGGCCACCGGCAAATCGGGCATGATCGGCTATGTGCTGCCGACCGGCGCTGCCGTCGACATCGATCCGCATTTCGTCGAGTTCCTTTCCGGCCTCGGCGACTATGCCCGCTCGCACGAGCTCGACCTCGTGCTTTCGCCGGCCGATGCCGACGACCAGGAAACCACCTATCGCCGCATCGTCGCGAACCGCCAGGTCGACGCGGTCTACATCTCCTCGCCGCGCCCCACCGACCGGCGGCTGGCGCTGGTCAACACGCTGGGCATTCCCTTCATCGTCCACGGCCGCAGCGAGGGGTTTCAGTTCGACTATCCCTATCTCGACATCGACAATGAAGGCGCCTTCCGCGAGGCGGCGCGGCTTCTCGTCCAGCTCGGCCATAAGCGGCTGGCGCTGATCAATGGCGACGACCGCGAGACCTTCGCCATCCACCGCGAGCGTGGGGTGCGCCGGGCGCTTGCCGCGAGCGGGCTGACGCTCGGCGAGCGCCACATCTGCTCGCTGACCATGACCGAGGAAAACGGCTACCGCGCCGCCCGCCGCCTGCTCGAGGAGAGCGAGCCGCCGACAGCGATCGTCTGCTCCAGCCTGATCATGGCGCTGGGCGTCGTGCGCGCCGTGCGCGATCTCGGCCTGACCATTCCGGGCGACCTGTCGCTGGTCGCCCACGATGACGTCTTCCCCTGGCTGCGGCCGGAGAATTTCCCGGTGCCGCTGTCGACGACGCGTTCCTCGATCCGGCTTGCCGGCGCGCGTGTCGCCGAACGGCTGGCGGCGCGCATATCAGGGCTGGAAGAGGGAGCGCGAGGCGAGGTCTGGCCGGTCGATCTGGTGGTGCGGGGGTCGGTGGCGGGGGCACCGGGGTAG
- a CDS encoding winged helix-turn-helix domain-containing protein — protein MQGCRFVFGPFVLNAETGTLLRKKIPIPVGYRALLLLEALVERPGEVLSKSELINAAWPGTAVEEGNLSVQIASLRKLLGPAPDGEDWIATVPRVGYRFTGAPERLDGASHHSEAAEPGPSIAVLPFANLSDDVHQQYFGDGLAEDLIMRLARLRWLFVSARNSSFAYSGKALDVKHVGRELGVRYVLDGSVRRSGMRLRIAARASDAQNGRQIWAERYDLEMVDFFALQDQIVQSVIGAIEPKLYAAEHERFQSRAPGSLDAWGFAMKAMPYVWTWGSAQELEFAERLLTKATDIDPDYPRANCLLAWALAARVTLGLAEPADALPLARDMAQRAIRGDPEDPWTHCASGFVHIASRHFDQAVAALTEAIVLNPSFAFAHIILGCAYGYGGMPEDGLHHLAIADRLSPRDFTQAASLSTAGLCHFVAKRFAEAAEYEGRAVELRPYFGTAWRTLAASAGMAGDRALAGKALSQARRLQPSLSLEWVEKYHPIVHELDRALYIEGLSIAGLR, from the coding sequence ATGCAAGGATGTCGTTTCGTCTTCGGCCCTTTCGTCCTGAATGCAGAGACAGGAACCCTGCTCCGGAAAAAGATTCCGATTCCCGTCGGCTACCGCGCGCTGCTCCTGCTTGAGGCGCTGGTGGAGCGACCTGGCGAAGTGCTCAGCAAATCCGAGCTGATCAATGCGGCGTGGCCGGGGACGGCGGTAGAGGAGGGTAACCTGTCGGTGCAGATCGCATCGCTCAGAAAACTTCTCGGCCCCGCCCCCGACGGCGAGGACTGGATAGCGACGGTTCCTCGGGTCGGCTATCGCTTCACCGGAGCGCCCGAGCGGCTAGATGGCGCCAGCCATCACAGCGAGGCGGCCGAGCCCGGCCCTTCCATCGCCGTCCTGCCATTCGCCAACCTCAGCGACGACGTCCATCAGCAATATTTCGGTGACGGTCTTGCGGAAGACCTCATCATGCGTCTTGCGCGCCTACGCTGGTTGTTTGTCTCCGCCCGCAACTCATCCTTCGCATATAGCGGCAAGGCGTTGGACGTGAAGCATGTCGGGCGCGAGCTTGGCGTCCGCTATGTGCTTGACGGAAGCGTTCGCCGCTCCGGAATGCGTTTAAGGATAGCTGCCAGGGCGAGCGACGCCCAAAACGGGCGCCAGATATGGGCTGAACGCTATGATCTTGAGATGGTGGACTTCTTTGCACTCCAGGATCAGATAGTGCAGAGCGTGATCGGTGCGATCGAGCCAAAGCTGTATGCGGCCGAGCACGAACGTTTCCAAAGCCGGGCGCCCGGCAGTCTAGACGCCTGGGGCTTCGCGATGAAAGCGATGCCCTATGTCTGGACGTGGGGTTCGGCACAAGAGCTCGAATTTGCCGAGCGGCTGCTGACCAAGGCCACAGACATCGACCCCGACTATCCCCGTGCCAACTGCCTGCTCGCTTGGGCGCTTGCGGCGCGGGTGACGCTCGGACTGGCCGAACCTGCAGATGCTCTTCCTCTCGCCCGGGATATGGCCCAACGGGCAATCCGCGGCGATCCGGAAGATCCCTGGACGCACTGCGCCTCAGGTTTTGTGCACATAGCCTCGCGTCACTTCGACCAGGCTGTGGCAGCGTTGACGGAGGCGATTGTCCTCAACCCGAGCTTTGCCTTCGCCCACATAATCCTGGGATGCGCCTATGGCTACGGCGGCATGCCCGAGGATGGCTTGCACCATCTTGCCATCGCAGACCGCCTTAGCCCTCGGGACTTCACGCAGGCCGCAAGCCTGTCGACGGCGGGGCTGTGCCATTTCGTGGCCAAACGCTTCGCCGAGGCCGCGGAATACGAAGGCCGCGCGGTAGAGCTTCGACCCTATTTCGGGACCGCATGGCGTACGCTCGCGGCCTCTGCAGGCATGGCGGGTGACCGTGCCCTCGCTGGCAAGGCTCTCTCGCAGGCTCGACGGCTGCAGCCCTCGCTTTCCCTTGAGTGGGTCGAGAAATATCACCCGATCGTACATGAATTGGATAGGGCCCTGTACATCGAAGGATTAAGCATCGCAGGGCTGAGATAG
- a CDS encoding class II aldolase/adducin family protein, with translation MTVPFESAARSDLEQAKKAAYDPAFRGISAPSFASLLDERQHRKGRLAGAFRIFAAFDFSEGVAGHITARDPEFTDTFWVNPFGMHFGQIRASDLIRVDREGNVVEGVGPLNVSAFAIHAAIHEARPEIVAAAHAHSIYGKAWSAVGRLLDPITQDACAFYEDHVFFDDARVVVTEASEGADLARCLGPHKAAILRNHGLLTVGRTIEEAVWWFVAMEHCCQAQFLAESVCKPLLIDHSNARAARAVNGTPFSGWFQCQPLWDQIVRVQPDLLK, from the coding sequence ATGACTGTACCTTTTGAATCGGCGGCCCGCTCTGATCTCGAACAGGCCAAGAAGGCTGCCTACGACCCAGCCTTCAGAGGCATCTCCGCCCCGAGCTTTGCCAGCCTTCTCGATGAGCGACAGCACCGCAAAGGGCGCCTCGCCGGCGCTTTCCGCATCTTCGCCGCGTTCGATTTCAGCGAAGGTGTCGCAGGCCATATCACTGCACGCGATCCGGAGTTTACAGACACATTCTGGGTCAATCCCTTCGGTATGCATTTTGGGCAAATCAGGGCCAGCGACTTGATCCGGGTTGACCGCGAGGGCAACGTGGTCGAGGGGGTAGGCCCGCTCAACGTCTCTGCCTTCGCCATCCACGCGGCAATTCACGAGGCTCGCCCGGAGATTGTCGCCGCAGCGCACGCCCATTCTATCTATGGCAAGGCCTGGTCCGCGGTCGGCCGCCTGCTCGATCCGATTACACAGGATGCCTGCGCTTTCTATGAGGACCACGTTTTCTTCGACGATGCGCGAGTAGTCGTTACGGAGGCCAGCGAAGGTGCCGACCTCGCACGCTGCCTCGGCCCGCACAAAGCTGCGATTCTGCGCAACCACGGACTGTTGACCGTTGGCCGGACGATCGAGGAGGCGGTCTGGTGGTTCGTCGCGATGGAGCATTGCTGTCAGGCGCAATTTCTTGCCGAGTCTGTCTGCAAGCCACTCCTGATCGACCATTCAAACGCTCGCGCAGCTCGCGCTGTGAACGGCACTCCCTTCTCCGGTTGGTTCCAGTGCCAGCCGCTGTGGGACCAAATCGTGAGAGTACAGCCGGATCTGCTCAAATAG